In a single window of the Candidatus Poribacteria bacterium genome:
- a CDS encoding carbohydrate ABC transporter permease, producing the protein MPSEGVADVTYLFLGVVLVGLLLFGFFSLFTVRLPRALSLRNLGLIWNGIFVLTCLYSFLTLQPLQSRLQTDARFNFLLLIACTIIAYLLIAPWRKTGGLTSQTIKKQRLTLVLPSVFGTIAICVVLANGGSKYFYQLLNSIIIGGGSTILAVGLGTLAAYAFSRFDIAGKDDLLFFILSTRMLPPVVVVIPIYLMYSALGLRDTHFGLILLYTTFNVSFAVWLMKGFIDEIPKEYEDAALVDGYSRFQTFMKVILPQSVTGIAATAVFCLITAWNEFAFALVLTEVGGRAVTAPPSITSATGSTGMDWGKIAAGTFVFLLPVAVFTFLMRSHLLRGVTFGAVKK; encoded by the coding sequence ATGCCGTCAGAGGGTGTGGCAGATGTAACATATCTGTTTTTAGGAGTGGTGCTTGTCGGATTATTGCTGTTCGGTTTTTTCTCCCTATTTACTGTGAGATTACCCCGTGCCTTGTCGCTCCGAAATCTCGGCTTAATCTGGAACGGCATCTTCGTTTTAACGTGTCTCTATAGCTTTCTGACGCTGCAACCGCTGCAAAGTCGTCTCCAAACGGATGCCCGTTTCAACTTCCTATTACTCATCGCCTGCACAATTATAGCGTATCTTTTGATTGCACCGTGGAGAAAAACTGGTGGACTGACATCGCAAACGATAAAAAAACAGCGACTCACCCTTGTGTTGCCAAGCGTTTTCGGGACGATAGCAATTTGTGTCGTCCTGGCAAATGGTGGGTCCAAGTATTTTTATCAGCTGCTCAATAGCATTATTATCGGTGGGGGTAGCACGATTCTTGCTGTAGGACTCGGAACACTTGCAGCTTACGCCTTCTCCCGATTCGACATCGCTGGCAAGGACGATCTCCTCTTTTTTATCCTCAGTACACGCATGCTCCCACCTGTTGTTGTTGTGATCCCAATCTATCTGATGTACAGCGCTCTTGGGTTACGGGATACACACTTCGGACTGATTTTGCTTTATACTACCTTTAATGTTTCATTTGCGGTGTGGCTCATGAAGGGGTTCATTGATGAAATTCCGAAGGAATATGAGGATGCCGCGCTTGTTGATGGCTACTCTCGGTTCCAAACCTTCATGAAGGTGATCTTACCGCAGTCTGTCACAGGCATTGCTGCGACTGCTGTGTTCTGTCTCATTACAGCGTGGAACGAGTTCGCGTTTGCTCTGGTTCTTACAGAGGTCGGCGGTAGAGCGGTGACCGCGCCCCCTTCAATTACGAGTGCGACGGGTTCTACTGGCATGGATTGGGGAAAAATTGCCGCGGGAACCTTTGTTTTTCTCCTGCCCGTTGCCGTTTTCACCTTCCTAATGCGAAGTCACCTCCTGCGCGGCGTCACATTCGGCGCAGTAAAGAAGTAA